One region of Eriocheir sinensis breed Jianghai 21 chromosome 36, ASM2467909v1, whole genome shotgun sequence genomic DNA includes:
- the LOC127007635 gene encoding retinitis pigmentosa 1-like 1 protein isoform X10, with protein MFSKFFCKQNIRRAVPGTCLVVGGTGAGASPAKVTLSLQLRGGCWRTTSRKVAVFTFQAASGHASSHALLDLEYLFRCSSKPSASVKICVALRCGGKRVARADLEEFLGQLTRGGRLDSFFLYIHEEKVALQQANQPIPYPATEWLFEGAPRGTHAQVKAEAQEDNDDMDELEDKYKEWKAYLEEVFSPEDGDDIDEVEDYNDNNYQEWKADLEKIFSVDDDDEVAGEATSELREASGEGTEAAGEATSEVEEASDEGTEAAGEATSEVEEASGEGTEAAGEATSEVEEASGEGTEAAGEATSEVEEVSDEGTEAAGEATSEVEEASGEGTEAAGEATSEVEEASGEGNEAAYEATSEVEEASQNGTMAADKDVPHQGESSSAVTVSATPSTASYAYRSLAVAHRFISRLAGPEDRHLEDLRRSYGVQIVRIKRTLHVKGRRDAVLKCHHSMRAKIAEWRSCDDAEAH; from the exons ATGTTCAGCAAATTCTTCTGCAAGCAGAACATTCGACGTGCCGTGCCCGGCACTTGCCTCGTGGTGGGCGGCACCGGCGCCGGGGCGAGCCCCGCCAAGGTGACGCTCAGCCTCCAGCTTCGGGGAGGGTGCTGGCGAACCACTTCTCGGAAGGTGGCCGTCTTCACCTTCCAGGCGGCGTCCGGCCACGCCTCCTCCCATGCCCTgctggacctggagtacctcttcaggtgcagcAGCAAGCCAAGTGCCAGTGTCAAAATCTGTGTGGCGCTGCGCTGCGGCGGGAAACGCGTGGCCCGCGCTGACCTGGAAGAGTTTCTCGGCCAGCTGACGCGAGGTGGCCGCCTTGACTCTTTCTTCCTGTACATACACGAAGAAAAAGTCGCCCTCCAGCAAGCCAATCAGCCAATCCCGTACCCAGCTACGGAATGGCTTTTTGAGGGAGCGCCACGAGGCACACATGCGCAGGTTAAGGCTGAGGCTCAGGAAGACAATGATGATATGGACGAGTTGGAAGACAAATACAAAGAATGGAAGGCTTACCTCGAAGAGGTATTCTCCCCTGAAGATGGAGATGATATTGACGAAGTGGAAGACTATAATGACAACAACTACCAGGAATGGAAGGCTGATCTCGAGAAGATATTCtccgttgatgatgatgatgaagttgcaggcgaggcgacctccgagttgcgggaagcctctggtgaaggaACTGAGGCTGCAGGCGAGGCAacctccgaggtggaggaagcctctgatgaaGGAACTGAGGCTGCAGGCGAGGCAacctccgag gtggaggaagcctctggtgaaggaACTGAGGCTGCAGGCGAGGCAacctccgaggtggaggaagcctctggtgaaggaACTGAGGCTGCAGGCGAGGCAacctccgag gtggaggaagTCTCTGATGAAGGAACTGAGGCTGCAGGCGAGGCAacctccgaggtggaggaagcctctggtgaaggaACTGAGGCTGCAGGCGAGGCAacctccgaggtggaggaagcctctggtgaaggaaatgaagcagCATACGAGGCTACGTCTGAGGTGGAGGAAGCCTCTCAAAACGGTACAATGGCCGCAGACAAGGATGTTCCCCATCAAGGCGAATCCTCTTCAGCAGTGACCGTCTCTGCCACGCCCTCCACTGCTTCGTACGCTTACCGCAGCCTGGCTGTGGCTCATAGATTCATCAGTCGCCTTGCAGGCCCCGAGGACCGCCACCTCGAGGATCTGCGGCGCAGCTATGGGGTCCAAATCGTACGGATTAAGCGAACCCTGCATGTGAAGGGCCGCAGAGACGCAGTGCTGAAGTGCCACCACTCCATGCGCGCCAAGATCGCTGAGTGGCGGAGTTGTGACGACGCTGAGGCTCACTAA
- the LOC127007635 gene encoding retinitis pigmentosa 1-like 1 protein isoform X34, producing the protein MFSKFFCKQNIRRAVPGTCLVVGGTGAGASPAKVTLSLQLRGGCWRTTSRKVAVFTFQAASGHASSHALLDLEYLFRCSSKPSASVKICVALRCGGKRVARADLEEFLGQLTRGGRLDSFFLYIHEEKVALQQANQPIPYPATEWLFEGAPRGTHAQVKAEAQEDNDDMDELEDKYKEWKAYLEEVFSPEDGDDIDEVEDYNDNNYQEWKADLEKIFSVDDDDEVAGEATSELREASGEGTEAAGEATSEVEEASDEGTEAAGEATSEVEEASGEGTEAAGEATSEVEEASGEGTEAAGEATSEVEEASGEGNEAAYEATSEVEEASQNGTMAADKDVPHQGESSSAVTVSATPSTASYAYRSLAVAHRFISRLAGPEDRHLEDLRRSYGVQIVRIKRTLHVKGRRDAVLKCHHSMRAKIAEWRSCDDAEAH; encoded by the exons ATGTTCAGCAAATTCTTCTGCAAGCAGAACATTCGACGTGCCGTGCCCGGCACTTGCCTCGTGGTGGGCGGCACCGGCGCCGGGGCGAGCCCCGCCAAGGTGACGCTCAGCCTCCAGCTTCGGGGAGGGTGCTGGCGAACCACTTCTCGGAAGGTGGCCGTCTTCACCTTCCAGGCGGCGTCCGGCCACGCCTCCTCCCATGCCCTgctggacctggagtacctcttcaggtgcagcAGCAAGCCAAGTGCCAGTGTCAAAATCTGTGTGGCGCTGCGCTGCGGCGGGAAACGCGTGGCCCGCGCTGACCTGGAAGAGTTTCTCGGCCAGCTGACGCGAGGTGGCCGCCTTGACTCTTTCTTCCTGTACATACACGAAGAAAAAGTCGCCCTCCAGCAAGCCAATCAGCCAATCCCGTACCCAGCTACGGAATGGCTTTTTGAGGGAGCGCCACGAGGCACACATGCGCAGGTTAAGGCTGAGGCTCAGGAAGACAATGATGATATGGACGAGTTGGAAGACAAATACAAAGAATGGAAGGCTTACCTCGAAGAGGTATTCTCCCCTGAAGATGGAGATGATATTGACGAAGTGGAAGACTATAATGACAACAACTACCAGGAATGGAAGGCTGATCTCGAGAAGATATTCtccgttgatgatgatgatgaagttgcaggcgaggcgacctccgagttgcgggaagcctctggtgaaggaACTGAGGCTGCAGGCGAGGCAacctccgaggtggaggaagcctctgatgaaGGAACTGAGGCTGCAGGCGAGGCAacctccgag gtggaggaagcctctggtgaaggaACTGAGGCTGCAGGCGAGGCAacctccgaggtggaggaagcctctggtgaaggaACTGAGGCTGCAGGCGAGGCAacctccgag gtggaggaagcctctggtgaaggaaatgaagcagCATACGAGGCTACGTCTGAGGTGGAGGAAGCCTCTCAAAACGGTACAATGGCCGCAGACAAGGATGTTCCCCATCAAGGCGAATCCTCTTCAGCAGTGACCGTCTCTGCCACGCCCTCCACTGCTTCGTACGCTTACCGCAGCCTGGCTGTGGCTCATAGATTCATCAGTCGCCTTGCAGGCCCCGAGGACCGCCACCTCGAGGATCTGCGGCGCAGCTATGGGGTCCAAATCGTACGGATTAAGCGAACCCTGCATGTGAAGGGCCGCAGAGACGCAGTGCTGAAGTGCCACCACTCCATGCGCGCCAAGATCGCTGAGTGGCGGAGTTGTGACGACGCTGAGGCTCACTAA
- the LOC127007635 gene encoding uncharacterized protein LOC127007635 isoform X40, producing the protein MFSKFFCKQNIRRAVPGTCLVVGGTGAGASPAKVTLSLQLRGGCWRTTSRKVAVFTFQAASGHASSHALLDLEYLFRCSSKPSASVKICVALRCGGKRVARADLEEFLGQLTRGGRLDSFFLYIHEEKVALQQANQPIPYPATEWLFEGAPRGTHAQVKAEAQEDNDDMDELEDKYKEWKAYLEEVFSPEDGDDIDEVEDYNDNNYQEWKADLEKIFSVDDDDEVAGEATSELREASGEGTEAAGEATSEVEEASDEGTEAAGEATSEVEEVSDEGTEAAGEATSEVEEASGEGNEAAYEATSEVEEASQNGTMAADKDVPHQGESSSAVTVSATPSTASYAYRSLAVAHRFISRLAGPEDRHLEDLRRSYGVQIVRIKRTLHVKGRRDAVLKCHHSMRAKIAEWRSCDDAEAH; encoded by the exons ATGTTCAGCAAATTCTTCTGCAAGCAGAACATTCGACGTGCCGTGCCCGGCACTTGCCTCGTGGTGGGCGGCACCGGCGCCGGGGCGAGCCCCGCCAAGGTGACGCTCAGCCTCCAGCTTCGGGGAGGGTGCTGGCGAACCACTTCTCGGAAGGTGGCCGTCTTCACCTTCCAGGCGGCGTCCGGCCACGCCTCCTCCCATGCCCTgctggacctggagtacctcttcaggtgcagcAGCAAGCCAAGTGCCAGTGTCAAAATCTGTGTGGCGCTGCGCTGCGGCGGGAAACGCGTGGCCCGCGCTGACCTGGAAGAGTTTCTCGGCCAGCTGACGCGAGGTGGCCGCCTTGACTCTTTCTTCCTGTACATACACGAAGAAAAAGTCGCCCTCCAGCAAGCCAATCAGCCAATCCCGTACCCAGCTACGGAATGGCTTTTTGAGGGAGCGCCACGAGGCACACATGCGCAGGTTAAGGCTGAGGCTCAGGAAGACAATGATGATATGGACGAGTTGGAAGACAAATACAAAGAATGGAAGGCTTACCTCGAAGAGGTATTCTCCCCTGAAGATGGAGATGATATTGACGAAGTGGAAGACTATAATGACAACAACTACCAGGAATGGAAGGCTGATCTCGAGAAGATATTCtccgttgatgatgatgatgaagttgcaggcgaggcgacctccgagttgcgggaagcctctggtgaaggaACTGAGGCTGCAGGCGAGGCAacctccgaggtggaggaagcctctgatgaaGGAACTGAGGCTGCAGGCGAGGCAacctccgag gtggaggaagTCTCTGATGAAGGAACTGAGGCTGCAGGCGAGGCAacctccgag gtggaggaagcctctggtgaaggaaatgaagcagCATACGAGGCTACGTCTGAGGTGGAGGAAGCCTCTCAAAACGGTACAATGGCCGCAGACAAGGATGTTCCCCATCAAGGCGAATCCTCTTCAGCAGTGACCGTCTCTGCCACGCCCTCCACTGCTTCGTACGCTTACCGCAGCCTGGCTGTGGCTCATAGATTCATCAGTCGCCTTGCAGGCCCCGAGGACCGCCACCTCGAGGATCTGCGGCGCAGCTATGGGGTCCAAATCGTACGGATTAAGCGAACCCTGCATGTGAAGGGCCGCAGAGACGCAGTGCTGAAGTGCCACCACTCCATGCGCGCCAAGATCGCTGAGTGGCGGAGTTGTGACGACGCTGAGGCTCACTAA
- the LOC127007635 gene encoding retinitis pigmentosa 1-like 1 protein isoform X7 encodes MFSKFFCKQNIRRAVPGTCLVVGGTGAGASPAKVTLSLQLRGGCWRTTSRKVAVFTFQAASGHASSHALLDLEYLFRCSSKPSASVKICVALRCGGKRVARADLEEFLGQLTRGGRLDSFFLYIHEEKVALQQANQPIPYPATEWLFEGAPRGTHAQVKAEAQEDNDDMDELEDKYKEWKAYLEEVFSPEDGDDIDEVEDYNDNNYQEWKADLEKIFSVDDDDEVAGEATSELREASGEGTEAAGEATSEVEEASDEGTEAAGEATSEVEEASDEGTEAAGKATSEVEEASGEGTEAAGEATSEVEEASGEGTEAAGEATSEVEEASGEGTEAAGEATSEVEEVSDEGTEAAGEATSEVEEASGEGNEAAYEATSEVEEASQNGTMAADKDVPHQGESSSAVTVSATPSTASYAYRSLAVAHRFISRLAGPEDRHLEDLRRSYGVQIVRIKRTLHVKGRRDAVLKCHHSMRAKIAEWRSCDDAEAH; translated from the exons ATGTTCAGCAAATTCTTCTGCAAGCAGAACATTCGACGTGCCGTGCCCGGCACTTGCCTCGTGGTGGGCGGCACCGGCGCCGGGGCGAGCCCCGCCAAGGTGACGCTCAGCCTCCAGCTTCGGGGAGGGTGCTGGCGAACCACTTCTCGGAAGGTGGCCGTCTTCACCTTCCAGGCGGCGTCCGGCCACGCCTCCTCCCATGCCCTgctggacctggagtacctcttcaggtgcagcAGCAAGCCAAGTGCCAGTGTCAAAATCTGTGTGGCGCTGCGCTGCGGCGGGAAACGCGTGGCCCGCGCTGACCTGGAAGAGTTTCTCGGCCAGCTGACGCGAGGTGGCCGCCTTGACTCTTTCTTCCTGTACATACACGAAGAAAAAGTCGCCCTCCAGCAAGCCAATCAGCCAATCCCGTACCCAGCTACGGAATGGCTTTTTGAGGGAGCGCCACGAGGCACACATGCGCAGGTTAAGGCTGAGGCTCAGGAAGACAATGATGATATGGACGAGTTGGAAGACAAATACAAAGAATGGAAGGCTTACCTCGAAGAGGTATTCTCCCCTGAAGATGGAGATGATATTGACGAAGTGGAAGACTATAATGACAACAACTACCAGGAATGGAAGGCTGATCTCGAGAAGATATTCtccgttgatgatgatgatgaagttgcaggcgaggcgacctccgagttgcgggaagcctctggtgaaggaACTGAGGCTGCAGGCGAGGCAacctccgaggtggaggaagcctctgatgaaGGAACTGAGGCTGCAGGCGAGGCAacctccgaggtggaggaagcctctgatgaaGGAACTGAGGCTGCAGGCAAGGCAacctccgaggtggaggaagcctctggtgaaggaACTGAGGCTGCAGGCGAGGCAacctccgaggtggaggaagcctctggtgaaggaACTGAGGCTGCAGGCGAGGCAacctccgaggtggaggaagcctctggtgaaggaACTGAGGCTGCAGGCGAGGCAacctccgag gtggaggaagTCTCTGATGAAGGAACTGAGGCTGCAGGCGAGGCAacctccgag gtggaggaagcctctggtgaaggaaatgaagcagCATACGAGGCTACGTCTGAGGTGGAGGAAGCCTCTCAAAACGGTACAATGGCCGCAGACAAGGATGTTCCCCATCAAGGCGAATCCTCTTCAGCAGTGACCGTCTCTGCCACGCCCTCCACTGCTTCGTACGCTTACCGCAGCCTGGCTGTGGCTCATAGATTCATCAGTCGCCTTGCAGGCCCCGAGGACCGCCACCTCGAGGATCTGCGGCGCAGCTATGGGGTCCAAATCGTACGGATTAAGCGAACCCTGCATGTGAAGGGCCGCAGAGACGCAGTGCTGAAGTGCCACCACTCCATGCGCGCCAAGATCGCTGAGTGGCGGAGTTGTGACGACGCTGAGGCTCACTAA
- the LOC127007635 gene encoding retinitis pigmentosa 1-like 1 protein isoform X8, producing MFSKFFCKQNIRRAVPGTCLVVGGTGAGASPAKVTLSLQLRGGCWRTTSRKVAVFTFQAASGHASSHALLDLEYLFRCSSKPSASVKICVALRCGGKRVARADLEEFLGQLTRGGRLDSFFLYIHEEKVALQQANQPIPYPATEWLFEGAPRGTHAQVKAEAQEDNDDMDELEDKYKEWKAYLEEVFSPEDGDDIDEVEDYNDNNYQEWKADLEKIFSVDDDDEVAGEATSELREASGEGTEAAGEATSEVEEASDEGTEAAGEATSEVEEASDEGTEAAGKATSEVEEASGEGTEAAGEATSEVEEASGEGTEAAGEATSEVEEASGEGTEAAGEATSEVEEASGEGNEAAYEATSEVEEASQNGTMAADKDVPHQGESSSAVTVSATPSTASYAYRSLAVAHRFISRLAGPEDRHLEDLRRSYGVQIVRIKRTLHVKGRRDAVLKCHHSMRAKIAEWRSCDDAEAH from the exons ATGTTCAGCAAATTCTTCTGCAAGCAGAACATTCGACGTGCCGTGCCCGGCACTTGCCTCGTGGTGGGCGGCACCGGCGCCGGGGCGAGCCCCGCCAAGGTGACGCTCAGCCTCCAGCTTCGGGGAGGGTGCTGGCGAACCACTTCTCGGAAGGTGGCCGTCTTCACCTTCCAGGCGGCGTCCGGCCACGCCTCCTCCCATGCCCTgctggacctggagtacctcttcaggtgcagcAGCAAGCCAAGTGCCAGTGTCAAAATCTGTGTGGCGCTGCGCTGCGGCGGGAAACGCGTGGCCCGCGCTGACCTGGAAGAGTTTCTCGGCCAGCTGACGCGAGGTGGCCGCCTTGACTCTTTCTTCCTGTACATACACGAAGAAAAAGTCGCCCTCCAGCAAGCCAATCAGCCAATCCCGTACCCAGCTACGGAATGGCTTTTTGAGGGAGCGCCACGAGGCACACATGCGCAGGTTAAGGCTGAGGCTCAGGAAGACAATGATGATATGGACGAGTTGGAAGACAAATACAAAGAATGGAAGGCTTACCTCGAAGAGGTATTCTCCCCTGAAGATGGAGATGATATTGACGAAGTGGAAGACTATAATGACAACAACTACCAGGAATGGAAGGCTGATCTCGAGAAGATATTCtccgttgatgatgatgatgaagttgcaggcgaggcgacctccgagttgcgggaagcctctggtgaaggaACTGAGGCTGCAGGCGAGGCAacctccgaggtggaggaagcctctgatgaaGGAACTGAGGCTGCAGGCGAGGCAacctccgaggtggaggaagcctctgatgaaGGAACTGAGGCTGCAGGCAAGGCAacctccgaggtggaggaagcctctggtgaaggaACTGAGGCTGCAGGCGAGGCAacctccgaggtggaggaagcctctggtgaaggaACTGAGGCTGCAGGCGAGGCAacctccgaggtggaggaagcctctggtgaaggaACTGAGGCTGCAGGCGAGGCAacctccgag gtggaggaagcctctggtgaaggaaatgaagcagCATACGAGGCTACGTCTGAGGTGGAGGAAGCCTCTCAAAACGGTACAATGGCCGCAGACAAGGATGTTCCCCATCAAGGCGAATCCTCTTCAGCAGTGACCGTCTCTGCCACGCCCTCCACTGCTTCGTACGCTTACCGCAGCCTGGCTGTGGCTCATAGATTCATCAGTCGCCTTGCAGGCCCCGAGGACCGCCACCTCGAGGATCTGCGGCGCAGCTATGGGGTCCAAATCGTACGGATTAAGCGAACCCTGCATGTGAAGGGCCGCAGAGACGCAGTGCTGAAGTGCCACCACTCCATGCGCGCCAAGATCGCTGAGTGGCGGAGTTGTGACGACGCTGAGGCTCACTAA
- the LOC127007635 gene encoding retinitis pigmentosa 1-like 1 protein isoform X1, with translation MFSKFFCKQNIRRAVPGTCLVVGGTGAGASPAKVTLSLQLRGGCWRTTSRKVAVFTFQAASGHASSHALLDLEYLFRCSSKPSASVKICVALRCGGKRVARADLEEFLGQLTRGGRLDSFFLYIHEEKVALQQANQPIPYPATEWLFEGAPRGTHAQVKAEAQEDNDDMDELEDKYKEWKAYLEEVFSPEDGDDIDEVEDYNDNNYQEWKADLEKIFSVDDDDEVAGEATSELREASGEGTEAAGEATSEVEEASDEGTEAAGEATSEVEEASDEGTEAAGKATSEVEEASGEGTEAAGEATSEVEEASGEGTEAAGEATSEVEEASGEGTEAAGEATSEVEEVSDEGTEAAGEATSEVEEASGEGTEAAGEATSEVEEASGEGNEAAYEATSEVEEASQNGTMAADKDVPHQGESSSAVTVSATPSTASYAYRSLAVAHRFISRLAGPEDRHLEDLRRSYGVQIVRIKRTLHVKGRRDAVLKCHHSMRAKIAEWRSCDDAEAH, from the exons ATGTTCAGCAAATTCTTCTGCAAGCAGAACATTCGACGTGCCGTGCCCGGCACTTGCCTCGTGGTGGGCGGCACCGGCGCCGGGGCGAGCCCCGCCAAGGTGACGCTCAGCCTCCAGCTTCGGGGAGGGTGCTGGCGAACCACTTCTCGGAAGGTGGCCGTCTTCACCTTCCAGGCGGCGTCCGGCCACGCCTCCTCCCATGCCCTgctggacctggagtacctcttcaggtgcagcAGCAAGCCAAGTGCCAGTGTCAAAATCTGTGTGGCGCTGCGCTGCGGCGGGAAACGCGTGGCCCGCGCTGACCTGGAAGAGTTTCTCGGCCAGCTGACGCGAGGTGGCCGCCTTGACTCTTTCTTCCTGTACATACACGAAGAAAAAGTCGCCCTCCAGCAAGCCAATCAGCCAATCCCGTACCCAGCTACGGAATGGCTTTTTGAGGGAGCGCCACGAGGCACACATGCGCAGGTTAAGGCTGAGGCTCAGGAAGACAATGATGATATGGACGAGTTGGAAGACAAATACAAAGAATGGAAGGCTTACCTCGAAGAGGTATTCTCCCCTGAAGATGGAGATGATATTGACGAAGTGGAAGACTATAATGACAACAACTACCAGGAATGGAAGGCTGATCTCGAGAAGATATTCtccgttgatgatgatgatgaagttgcaggcgaggcgacctccgagttgcgggaagcctctggtgaaggaACTGAGGCTGCAGGCGAGGCAacctccgaggtggaggaagcctctgatgaaGGAACTGAGGCTGCAGGCGAGGCAacctccgaggtggaggaagcctctgatgaaGGAACTGAGGCTGCAGGCAAGGCAacctccgaggtggaggaagcctctggtgaaggaACTGAGGCTGCAGGCGAGGCAacctccgaggtggaggaagcctctggtgaaggaACTGAGGCTGCAGGCGAGGCAacctccgaggtggaggaagcctctggtgaaggaACTGAGGCTGCAGGCGAGGCAacctccgag gtggaggaagTCTCTGATGAAGGAACTGAGGCTGCAGGCGAGGCAacctccgaggtggaggaagcctctggtgaaggaACTGAGGCTGCAGGCGAGGCAacctccgaggtggaggaagcctctggtgaaggaaatgaagcagCATACGAGGCTACGTCTGAGGTGGAGGAAGCCTCTCAAAACGGTACAATGGCCGCAGACAAGGATGTTCCCCATCAAGGCGAATCCTCTTCAGCAGTGACCGTCTCTGCCACGCCCTCCACTGCTTCGTACGCTTACCGCAGCCTGGCTGTGGCTCATAGATTCATCAGTCGCCTTGCAGGCCCCGAGGACCGCCACCTCGAGGATCTGCGGCGCAGCTATGGGGTCCAAATCGTACGGATTAAGCGAACCCTGCATGTGAAGGGCCGCAGAGACGCAGTGCTGAAGTGCCACCACTCCATGCGCGCCAAGATCGCTGAGTGGCGGAGTTGTGACGACGCTGAGGCTCACTAA
- the LOC127007635 gene encoding retinitis pigmentosa 1-like 1 protein isoform X9, with the protein MFSKFFCKQNIRRAVPGTCLVVGGTGAGASPAKVTLSLQLRGGCWRTTSRKVAVFTFQAASGHASSHALLDLEYLFRCSSKPSASVKICVALRCGGKRVARADLEEFLGQLTRGGRLDSFFLYIHEEKVALQQANQPIPYPATEWLFEGAPRGTHAQVKAEAQEDNDDMDELEDKYKEWKAYLEEVFSPEDGDDIDEVEDYNDNNYQEWKADLEKIFSVDDDDEVAGEATSELREASGEGTEAAGEATSEVEEASDEGTEAAGEATSEVEEASDEGTEAAGKATSEVEEASGEGTEAAGEATSEVEEVSDEGTEAAGEATSEVEEASGEGTEAAGEATSEVEEASGEGNEAAYEATSEVEEASQNGTMAADKDVPHQGESSSAVTVSATPSTASYAYRSLAVAHRFISRLAGPEDRHLEDLRRSYGVQIVRIKRTLHVKGRRDAVLKCHHSMRAKIAEWRSCDDAEAH; encoded by the exons ATGTTCAGCAAATTCTTCTGCAAGCAGAACATTCGACGTGCCGTGCCCGGCACTTGCCTCGTGGTGGGCGGCACCGGCGCCGGGGCGAGCCCCGCCAAGGTGACGCTCAGCCTCCAGCTTCGGGGAGGGTGCTGGCGAACCACTTCTCGGAAGGTGGCCGTCTTCACCTTCCAGGCGGCGTCCGGCCACGCCTCCTCCCATGCCCTgctggacctggagtacctcttcaggtgcagcAGCAAGCCAAGTGCCAGTGTCAAAATCTGTGTGGCGCTGCGCTGCGGCGGGAAACGCGTGGCCCGCGCTGACCTGGAAGAGTTTCTCGGCCAGCTGACGCGAGGTGGCCGCCTTGACTCTTTCTTCCTGTACATACACGAAGAAAAAGTCGCCCTCCAGCAAGCCAATCAGCCAATCCCGTACCCAGCTACGGAATGGCTTTTTGAGGGAGCGCCACGAGGCACACATGCGCAGGTTAAGGCTGAGGCTCAGGAAGACAATGATGATATGGACGAGTTGGAAGACAAATACAAAGAATGGAAGGCTTACCTCGAAGAGGTATTCTCCCCTGAAGATGGAGATGATATTGACGAAGTGGAAGACTATAATGACAACAACTACCAGGAATGGAAGGCTGATCTCGAGAAGATATTCtccgttgatgatgatgatgaagttgcaggcgaggcgacctccgagttgcgggaagcctctggtgaaggaACTGAGGCTGCAGGCGAGGCAacctccgaggtggaggaagcctctgatgaaGGAACTGAGGCTGCAGGCGAGGCAacctccgaggtggaggaagcctctgatgaaGGAACTGAGGCTGCAGGCAAGGCAacctccgaggtggaggaagcctctggtgaaggaACTGAGGCTGCAGGCGAGGCAacctccgag gtggaggaagTCTCTGATGAAGGAACTGAGGCTGCAGGCGAGGCAacctccgaggtggaggaagcctctggtgaaggaACTGAGGCTGCAGGCGAGGCAacctccgaggtggaggaagcctctggtgaaggaaatgaagcagCATACGAGGCTACGTCTGAGGTGGAGGAAGCCTCTCAAAACGGTACAATGGCCGCAGACAAGGATGTTCCCCATCAAGGCGAATCCTCTTCAGCAGTGACCGTCTCTGCCACGCCCTCCACTGCTTCGTACGCTTACCGCAGCCTGGCTGTGGCTCATAGATTCATCAGTCGCCTTGCAGGCCCCGAGGACCGCCACCTCGAGGATCTGCGGCGCAGCTATGGGGTCCAAATCGTACGGATTAAGCGAACCCTGCATGTGAAGGGCCGCAGAGACGCAGTGCTGAAGTGCCACCACTCCATGCGCGCCAAGATCGCTGAGTGGCGGAGTTGTGACGACGCTGAGGCTCACTAA